A genomic window from Tolypothrix sp. PCC 7910 includes:
- a CDS encoding YggS family pyridoxal phosphate-dependent enzyme yields the protein MTSSIGERIAKISSSLPSSVRLIAVSKTVPAEVMRSAYAAGIRDFAESRIQEAAKKQAELQDLSDITWHFIGHLQSNKAKKALEQFSWIHSVDNLQLAQRLDQLAEQLGVTPNICLQVKILPDPNKGGWTVAQLLTDLSVINQYKNLHIQGLMTIPPLGLNEAEILNVFNTTHDLAKTIRDQHWSHIEMQHLSMGMSGDYHLAVQAGATMVRLGTILFGDRTERM from the coding sequence GTGACTAGTTCGATTGGCGAACGTATTGCCAAAATTAGCTCCTCCCTACCATCTTCGGTACGGTTGATTGCAGTCAGCAAAACAGTTCCGGCGGAAGTTATGCGCTCTGCATACGCCGCCGGAATCCGCGATTTTGCTGAAAGCCGGATTCAAGAAGCCGCGAAAAAGCAAGCCGAATTACAAGATTTAAGCGATATTACCTGGCACTTCATTGGGCATTTGCAAAGCAATAAAGCTAAAAAAGCCTTAGAACAATTTTCCTGGATTCACTCTGTTGATAATTTACAGTTAGCACAGCGCCTGGATCAATTAGCAGAACAATTGGGCGTGACTCCTAATATCTGTCTGCAAGTCAAAATCCTTCCCGATCCCAACAAGGGAGGTTGGACAGTAGCACAACTTTTAACTGACTTATCTGTAATCAATCAATATAAAAATTTACATATTCAAGGTTTGATGACAATTCCGCCTTTAGGATTAAATGAAGCGGAAATTTTAAATGTATTTAATACTACTCACGACCTAGCGAAAACCATTAGGGATCAACACTGGTCGCACATTGAGATGCAGCACTTATCTATGGGGATGTCAGGCGACTATCACCTAGCAGTACAAGCAGGAGCAACGATGGTAAGGTTAGGAACCATCTTGTTTGGCGATCGCACTGAGAGAATGTGA
- a CDS encoding cell division protein SepF, whose protein sequence is MNNIFSKLRDFVGLNEPVEYEYYEEEPETESYQNLYQEENPQPAPQEPATQNRRWREPMPTMGNDVATGSKSMGNVIGMPGAINGISEVLVLEPRTFEEMPQAIQALRERKSVVLNLTIMDPDQAQRAVDFVAGGTYALDGHQERIGESIFLFTPSCVQVSTHGGVIHEVPQPPARPRTTAPTPAWGNEVNRMAAQ, encoded by the coding sequence ATGAACAATATATTTTCTAAACTTAGAGATTTTGTTGGACTAAATGAACCAGTAGAATACGAATACTACGAAGAAGAACCAGAAACCGAAAGCTACCAAAACCTCTATCAAGAAGAGAATCCCCAACCAGCGCCGCAAGAACCTGCTACACAAAATCGACGTTGGCGGGAACCCATGCCTACAATGGGGAATGATGTAGCCACAGGGTCAAAATCAATGGGGAATGTAATAGGTATGCCAGGAGCAATTAACGGAATTTCTGAAGTATTAGTACTTGAACCACGCACATTTGAAGAAATGCCTCAAGCAATTCAAGCCTTGCGTGAGCGCAAATCAGTGGTATTAAATTTAACAATTATGGACCCCGACCAAGCTCAACGGGCAGTAGATTTTGTAGCAGGTGGTACATACGCATTAGATGGACATCAAGAACGCATTGGAGAAAGTATCTTTTTGTTTACACCAAGCTGTGTGCAAGTTAGCACTCATGGCGGAGTTATTCACGAAGTACCACAACCACCAGCACGTCCTCGGACAACAGCTCCAACTCCTGCATGGGGCAATGAAGTTAACCGGATGGCAGCACAATAA
- a CDS encoding Rho termination factor N-terminal domain-containing protein: protein MNSLSDIGNLMHLYLDTIDPGEGTDAPEFLIKASAHLLNQKGGRNWIPVIVKETGEDKYQVIANSFIYAIAEEAGWERVWCIIADGSDDTVEVTKILAGEEIPKINLSKASRDEIKAALEYLVNQPNSILKEVKPAIATNRIDEAPRQYWKTLEPIINLKCGITKGKKLDALNQVFYLTPQPMPETSTDADMLKTMSTADLKAMAKKRGIAGISKMKKDALVAALSKPVK, encoded by the coding sequence ATGAATAGTCTCAGTGATATTGGAAATTTAATGCATTTATATTTAGATACAATTGACCCTGGTGAAGGAACTGATGCACCTGAATTCTTAATTAAAGCTTCAGCACATTTGCTTAACCAAAAAGGTGGACGCAATTGGATTCCGGTTATTGTCAAAGAAACTGGTGAAGATAAGTATCAAGTAATCGCTAACTCTTTCATTTATGCAATTGCGGAAGAGGCTGGCTGGGAGCGTGTTTGGTGCATTATTGCCGATGGTAGTGATGACACAGTTGAAGTAACAAAAATACTTGCAGGGGAAGAAATTCCAAAAATCAATCTCTCTAAAGCATCTAGAGATGAAATTAAAGCAGCTTTAGAGTATTTAGTTAACCAACCAAATAGCATTCTCAAAGAAGTTAAACCTGCTATAGCTACCAACCGAATTGATGAAGCTCCTCGGCAATATTGGAAGACATTAGAGCCTATAATTAATCTGAAATGTGGAATTACTAAAGGCAAAAAGCTTGATGCTTTGAATCAAGTTTTTTATCTAACTCCTCAACCAATGCCAGAAACAAGTACCGACGCTGATATGCTGAAGACAATGTCAACTGCTGACTTAAAAGCGATGGCAAAGAAACGAGGAATTGCTGGTATTAGTAAGATGAAAAAAGACGCTCTTGTAGCAGCTTTAAGTAAGCCTGTAAAGTAG
- a CDS encoding energy-coupling factor transporter transmembrane protein EcfT, whose product MDLLRSLPLGLYLEEPQTWLHKIDPRVKFAWLMSLLTSYLFAPIEWRVLLVIVLIFVTITARIPKRVWQQQMGWLLLLSFFVLIIAAISPDGLGVNYQPRLPANEQILTQPSTAKPPNVNEKTVFGNKEYKYVVFHQGPVKVSRRSLDLAVRLSTILFTVIYSTNLYLLTTAPEEITAGMESLMQPLRRLKLPVTELALTLTLSLRFIPLVLEEVQNLVRSVMTRAINWKKLGIKGAVKLWMIVAERLLENLLLRAEQMASAMMVRGFTSANEHRVLWHDLRLKRWDWLAIAILSLFWGARLLLGIQV is encoded by the coding sequence ATGGATTTACTGCGATCGCTACCGCTGGGACTTTATTTAGAAGAACCTCAAACTTGGCTGCATAAAATTGATCCCCGGGTCAAGTTTGCTTGGTTGATGAGTTTGCTCACTAGCTATTTATTTGCCCCCATCGAATGGCGGGTACTGCTGGTAATAGTATTGATTTTTGTGACGATCACTGCCAGGATTCCTAAAAGAGTATGGCAGCAGCAAATGGGCTGGTTATTACTATTGTCGTTTTTTGTCTTAATAATTGCTGCTATCAGCCCAGATGGTCTAGGTGTAAATTATCAGCCTCGCCTACCAGCCAACGAGCAAATTTTAACTCAGCCATCTACAGCTAAGCCGCCGAATGTTAATGAAAAAACAGTATTTGGCAATAAAGAATATAAATACGTAGTATTTCACCAAGGGCCAGTCAAAGTCAGCCGACGTTCTTTGGATTTAGCAGTACGCTTAAGTACGATTTTATTTACCGTGATTTATAGTACTAACCTGTATCTGCTGACAACAGCACCAGAAGAAATCACAGCAGGTATGGAAAGCTTAATGCAACCACTACGGCGGCTAAAGTTACCTGTAACTGAACTGGCTCTAACTTTAACTTTATCTTTGCGGTTTATTCCTCTAGTCTTAGAAGAAGTGCAGAATTTAGTGCGATCAGTAATGACTAGGGCGATTAATTGGAAAAAGCTGGGAATCAAAGGCGCAGTCAAACTTTGGATGATTGTAGCAGAGCGATTATTAGAAAATCTGCTACTCCGTGCCGAGCAAATGGCTAGTGCAATGATGGTGCGAGGTTTTACCAGTGCCAATGAGCATAGAGTATTGTGGCATGACCTACGCTTAAAAAGATGGGACTGGTTAGCGATCGCCATTCTAAGCTTATTTTGGGGCGCGCGCTTACTACTCGGCATACAAGTTTAA
- the pipX gene encoding transcriptional coactivator PipX, with translation MNSENSETYINHPTWGLLYRICMVDETQDLFTTLYAQRLFFLVTNDIKGIKFQPIGRTEARMMLENRLRTLRRTGHSQEYDLLHGVFQRTFQ, from the coding sequence ATGAATTCAGAAAACTCAGAAACTTACATAAATCATCCGACCTGGGGTCTCCTGTACAGAATTTGCATGGTTGACGAGACCCAGGATTTGTTCACTACACTTTATGCCCAACGTTTATTTTTTTTGGTAACAAATGACATCAAAGGTATAAAATTTCAACCCATAGGCCGCACTGAAGCCAGAATGATGTTGGAAAATCGCTTGCGTACTCTGCGTCGCACAGGGCATTCTCAGGAGTACGATCTGCTTCACGGTGTTTTCCAACGCACATTCCAATAA
- the der gene encoding ribosome biogenesis GTPase Der: MALPIVAIIGRPNVGKSTLVNRLAGEQTAIVHDEPGVTRDRTYMPSFWSDREFLVVDTGGLVFNDDTEFLPLIRQQAMTALAEASAAIFVVDGQTGPSHADEEIAEWLRQQPVPVLLAVNKCESPDQGLIQAAEFWQLGLGEPYPISAIHGSGTGELLDELIKHIPQVTDVPETNEIKVAIIGRPNVGKSSLLNAFLGEERAIVSPISGTTRDAIDTMFERDGQTYRLIDTAGIRKKKSIEYGTEFFSINRAFKAIRRADVVLMVIDALDGVTDQDQKLAGRIIDEGRACIVVVNKWDAVEKDSYTIYDYEKNLQARLHFTEWADTIFVSAVTGQRVEKILELVNQAAESHKRRVTTAVINEVLEDAVSWHSPPTSRGGRQGRIYYGTQVSTQPPTIALFVNDAKRFNENYRRYIERQFRQQLGFKGTPIRLLWRSKKVRDAEVGSINRATRV; encoded by the coding sequence ATGGCACTGCCAATTGTTGCAATTATCGGTCGCCCCAATGTGGGCAAATCTACCCTGGTTAATCGTCTCGCCGGGGAACAAACGGCGATAGTCCATGATGAACCAGGAGTGACGCGCGATCGCACTTATATGCCATCTTTTTGGAGCGATCGCGAATTTTTGGTTGTAGATACAGGTGGCTTGGTCTTTAATGATGACACGGAATTTTTACCACTGATTCGCCAACAGGCAATGACAGCACTGGCGGAAGCTAGCGCGGCTATTTTTGTTGTTGATGGTCAAACTGGCCCATCTCACGCTGATGAAGAAATTGCGGAGTGGTTACGTCAACAACCTGTACCCGTACTGTTAGCTGTTAATAAATGTGAATCCCCCGATCAAGGATTAATCCAAGCTGCAGAATTTTGGCAATTGGGATTAGGTGAACCTTACCCAATTTCAGCAATTCATGGTAGTGGTACAGGCGAATTGCTTGATGAGTTAATTAAGCACATTCCCCAGGTCACAGATGTACCGGAAACTAATGAAATCAAAGTAGCGATCATCGGTCGCCCTAATGTTGGTAAATCTAGTTTATTGAACGCTTTTCTCGGAGAAGAAAGAGCGATCGTCAGTCCCATTTCTGGTACAACCCGTGATGCGATAGATACCATGTTTGAGCGGGATGGACAAACCTATCGCTTGATTGACACTGCTGGTATTCGCAAAAAGAAAAGCATCGAATACGGCACAGAATTCTTTAGTATTAACCGCGCTTTCAAAGCAATTCGCCGCGCTGATGTGGTGTTAATGGTCATCGACGCTTTAGATGGAGTTACCGATCAAGACCAAAAATTAGCAGGGCGAATTATTGACGAAGGCAGAGCTTGTATAGTTGTAGTCAATAAATGGGATGCGGTCGAAAAAGACTCCTACACAATTTACGACTACGAAAAAAATCTCCAAGCACGCCTGCATTTTACCGAATGGGCAGACACAATATTTGTCAGCGCCGTAACCGGACAGCGGGTAGAGAAAATTTTAGAATTAGTCAATCAAGCGGCGGAATCACACAAACGCCGTGTGACCACAGCCGTCATCAACGAAGTTTTAGAAGATGCGGTCAGTTGGCATTCACCACCAACCTCTCGGGGTGGGCGACAAGGTAGAATTTATTACGGAACCCAAGTCAGTACCCAACCACCAACCATTGCCCTGTTCGTCAACGATGCTAAACGCTTTAACGAAAACTACCGCCGCTATATTGAACGGCAATTTCGCCAACAATTAGGATTTAAAGGCACTCCGATTCGTTTATTGTGGCGCAGTAAGAAAGTCCGTGATGCTGAAGTTGGTAGTATAAATCGTGCTACCCGCGTTTAA
- a CDS encoding RNA helicase: protein MNYPAPSKEVDLESIFPFHLDQFQKDAIASLNAGRSVVVCAPTGSGKTLVGEYAIYRALARGKRVFYTTPLKALSNQKLRDFREKFGFDQVGLLTGDASINREAPILVMTTEIFRNMLYGTPIGQVGISLVDVEAVVLDECHYMNDRQRGTVWEESIIYCPREVQLVALSATVANSDQLTDWLNRVHGPTDLIYSDFRPVPLEFHFCNPKGLFPLLNDNKTKINPRLANRGKRRQADKGKGGRPEAPGIIYTLSQLQQRDMLPAIYFIFSRRGCDKAVAEVGDLWLVNNDESQILRRQIDDFLSRNPEAGRSGQIAPLYRGIAAHHAGILPAWKVLVEELFQQGLIKVVFATETLAAGINMPARTTVISTLSKRTDTGHRLLNASEFLQMAGRAGRRGMDLQGHVVTVQTPFEGSKEAAYLATSKPDPLVSQFTPSYGMVLNLLQTHTLDETRELIERSFGQYMATLHLQPNYDEIAELQAQLNQLQEQIAAVDENELAVYEKLRQRLKVERQLLKTLQQQAQEDRQAQLAMMLGFAVSGTMLSIKGKNITVPTPITAVLIGKTSGEQAPYLVCLGRDNRWYVGTTEDIVDLYAELPRIDIPPEILPPPELLFKPGQICRGNAQTADIAQRIPQPEESLYMAPEVAEQLSRVTAVQEQLEAHPVYQSGNAGAIFKRRARYVELEAELQLLQEQVEQQSQHHWEEFLNLMEILQHFGCLDNLVPTALGQVAAAIRGENELWLGLVLASGELNNLDPHHLAAAVAALVTETPRPDSKVRFDLSNQVVDALAKLRGIRRQMFQIQRRYNVALPIWLEFELIALVEQWALGIEWTELCENTTLDEGDVVRILRRTLDLLSQIPHVPNLPESLQRNAYRAIQLIDRFPVNEVVE from the coding sequence GTGAACTATCCCGCACCGTCCAAAGAAGTTGACCTAGAGTCAATATTTCCTTTTCATCTAGATCAATTCCAAAAAGATGCGATCGCGTCCCTCAATGCTGGTCGTTCTGTAGTCGTTTGTGCGCCTACGGGTTCGGGCAAGACGTTAGTGGGTGAATACGCTATTTATCGTGCTTTGGCGCGAGGCAAACGCGTATTTTACACTACTCCTTTAAAGGCGCTGTCGAATCAAAAATTACGTGATTTTCGCGAAAAATTTGGGTTTGATCAGGTCGGTCTGTTAACTGGAGATGCTTCCATTAACAGAGAGGCACCGATTTTGGTGATGACGACAGAAATCTTCCGCAATATGCTCTATGGCACACCCATAGGCCAAGTTGGCATCTCTTTAGTAGATGTGGAAGCGGTGGTACTAGATGAGTGCCACTACATGAACGATCGCCAACGGGGAACTGTTTGGGAAGAATCTATTATCTATTGCCCCCGTGAAGTTCAATTGGTGGCACTTTCGGCAACGGTTGCCAATAGTGATCAGCTTACCGATTGGCTAAATCGCGTTCACGGGCCAACTGACCTAATTTACTCCGATTTTCGTCCCGTACCTTTAGAATTTCATTTTTGTAATCCCAAAGGATTGTTTCCCCTACTCAACGACAACAAAACCAAAATCAACCCACGCCTAGCCAATAGGGGAAAAAGGCGACAAGCGGATAAGGGCAAAGGTGGTAGGCCAGAAGCGCCCGGCATTATTTATACCTTGAGCCAGCTACAGCAACGGGATATGCTACCCGCCATTTACTTTATCTTCAGTCGGAGGGGATGTGATAAAGCCGTGGCAGAGGTAGGTGATTTATGGCTGGTAAATAATGATGAATCCCAAATTTTGCGCCGTCAAATTGATGACTTTTTAAGCCGCAATCCCGAAGCTGGACGTTCGGGACAAATTGCGCCTCTCTACCGTGGAATTGCTGCTCACCATGCTGGAATTTTACCTGCTTGGAAAGTGCTAGTAGAAGAACTATTCCAGCAAGGGCTAATTAAGGTTGTCTTTGCCACCGAAACACTAGCTGCAGGAATTAATATGCCTGCGCGTACCACTGTAATTTCTACCCTTTCCAAGCGTACCGACACCGGACATCGCCTGTTGAACGCTTCCGAATTCCTGCAAATGGCAGGACGCGCTGGTCGTCGCGGTATGGATTTACAAGGTCATGTAGTTACAGTACAAACTCCCTTTGAAGGTTCCAAGGAAGCGGCATATTTAGCAACATCCAAACCAGATCCTCTGGTTAGCCAGTTTACACCCAGCTACGGGATGGTACTGAATCTACTGCAAACCCATACATTGGACGAAACGAGAGAACTGATCGAACGCAGTTTTGGCCAGTATATGGCGACTCTGCATTTACAGCCAAATTACGATGAGATTGCTGAACTGCAAGCCCAATTAAATCAACTGCAGGAGCAAATCGCCGCAGTTGATGAAAATGAACTGGCTGTTTATGAGAAATTGCGCCAACGTCTAAAAGTAGAACGGCAATTATTAAAAACTCTGCAACAGCAAGCTCAGGAAGACAGACAAGCGCAATTAGCAATGATGTTGGGCTTTGCTGTCTCTGGGACAATGTTGAGTATCAAGGGCAAAAACATCACAGTTCCCACACCAATTACAGCCGTATTAATTGGTAAAACTTCTGGTGAGCAAGCACCTTACTTGGTCTGCTTAGGGCGGGATAATCGATGGTATGTAGGCACAACCGAAGATATCGTTGACTTGTATGCTGAATTACCACGAATTGATATCCCACCGGAGATTTTGCCACCACCGGAACTATTGTTTAAACCAGGACAGATATGCCGTGGTAACGCACAAACAGCAGATATTGCCCAAAGAATTCCGCAACCAGAAGAATCTTTATATATGGCTCCAGAAGTTGCAGAACAACTGAGCCGTGTAACTGCTGTACAGGAGCAATTAGAAGCTCATCCTGTGTATCAATCTGGTAATGCTGGCGCTATTTTTAAACGTCGGGCACGTTATGTAGAACTAGAAGCCGAATTGCAACTATTGCAAGAGCAAGTTGAGCAACAATCCCAACATCACTGGGAAGAGTTTCTCAATCTAATGGAAATTTTGCAGCACTTTGGCTGTTTAGATAACTTAGTACCCACAGCATTAGGGCAAGTTGCTGCTGCTATCCGGGGAGAAAATGAATTGTGGTTGGGTTTGGTATTGGCTAGTGGTGAATTAAATAATTTAGATCCGCACCATTTAGCAGCCGCAGTTGCAGCTTTAGTCACAGAAACCCCCCGACCCGATAGCAAAGTGCGTTTTGACCTCAGCAATCAAGTTGTAGATGCTTTAGCAAAACTGCGAGGGATTCGCCGCCAGATGTTCCAAATCCAACGGCGGTATAACGTGGCCCTGCCTATATGGTTAGAGTTTGAATTAATTGCTCTGGTAGAACAATGGGCGTTAGGAATTGAGTGGACAGAACTATGTGAAAATACGACCTTAGATGAAGGTGATGTGGTAAGAATATTACGCCGGACTTTGGATTTATTATCTCAAATTCCTCACGTTCCTAATTTACCAGAGTCACTGCAACGTAATGCTTACCGCGCCATACAGTTAATTGATAGATTCCCTGTGAATGAAGTAGTGGAATAG
- the proC gene encoding pyrroline-5-carboxylate reductase, with amino-acid sequence MTIKFGLIGGGVMGEALLSRLIAREIYQPSEIIVSEPQPARQNFLKQQYNVAVTTDNRLILEQTQEVVLLAVKPQVFSAIAQEVAEMIDLKITEHSPLLISILAGVPLSQLEAAFSRLPVIRAMPNTPATVGAGMTAICSGAYTNAKHHQIAQQIFAAVGEVVEVSEYLMDAVTGLSGSGPAYVALMVEALADGGVAAGLPRAIANQLALQTVLGTATLLHESKMHPAELKDRVTSPGGTTIAGIAQLEKGAFRSALIEAVKAATERSQELGK; translated from the coding sequence ATGACTATTAAATTTGGTTTAATTGGTGGTGGGGTAATGGGAGAAGCGCTATTATCCCGCCTTATTGCGCGTGAAATTTATCAACCATCAGAAATTATAGTTAGCGAACCCCAACCTGCGCGCCAAAATTTTTTAAAACAGCAATATAACGTGGCGGTAACTACCGATAATCGCCTGATTTTAGAGCAAACTCAGGAAGTTGTATTATTAGCAGTGAAACCGCAAGTATTCAGTGCGATCGCTCAAGAAGTAGCAGAGATGATCGATCTGAAAATTACTGAACACTCACCCCTATTAATTTCTATTTTGGCAGGTGTGCCTTTAAGTCAGCTAGAAGCTGCATTTTCCAGATTGCCAGTCATTAGAGCCATGCCCAATACACCCGCCACAGTCGGAGCAGGAATGACAGCGATTTGCTCAGGTGCTTACACCAACGCCAAACACCACCAAATCGCCCAGCAAATATTTGCCGCCGTGGGAGAAGTGGTAGAAGTTTCGGAATACTTAATGGATGCAGTCACAGGACTATCAGGAAGCGGCCCAGCTTACGTAGCTTTGATGGTAGAAGCACTCGCCGATGGCGGAGTAGCAGCAGGTTTACCCAGAGCGATCGCCAATCAACTAGCTCTACAAACAGTACTCGGAACCGCCACACTGTTACACGAGAGCAAAATGCACCCCGCAGAATTAAAAGATAGAGTTACCAGCCCCGGTGGTACCACCATTGCCGGTATCGCCCAACTAGAAAAAGGTGCATTCCGCTCCGCTTTAATCGAAGCAGTGAAAGCAGCCACAGAGCGATCGCAGGAATTGGGGAAGTGA
- a CDS encoding anthranilate synthase component I yields the protein MTHPWYWRSLPLINLTGSEVFAALFRPTHKSEIATLLESTYPTPKNHPQLNRYSICAGAPRLINGVPQMWTPALGKVLPFLSDLLENKGIGQQIISPSSPPPHLPFTGGWLGWLGYDIAWEIEQLPQNKCDRLPFPVAFWYEPDCFAILDHAEQTLWLAASDASKLDDLQGKLDQKDAILNREALDNNLKIQNYAISPHFQTSQPDYETSVNQAKKYIQAGDIFQANLSLRFEATTAASGWSIYQTLQRINPSPFASYWQTPWGEVMSCSPERLVLLQNGQAETRPIAGTRSRGITPEQDIQLAQELLSNTKERAEHIMLVDLERNDLGRVCEWGTVCVDELLTIERYSHVMHLVSNVKGHLKSDRTAIDLIRALFPGGTITGCPKVRCMEIIEELEPVRRSLFYGSCGYLDWRGNLDLNILIRTLLLAPAPGEQRISENHINSALNIVWGQVGAGIVADSDPEREWYESLHKAQAQLVALNMLNHQ from the coding sequence ATGACCCACCCTTGGTATTGGCGATCGCTTCCTTTAATAAATCTTACTGGTTCGGAAGTTTTCGCGGCTCTATTTCGCCCCACTCATAAATCTGAAATCGCCACCCTACTAGAAAGCACCTACCCCACACCCAAAAACCATCCCCAACTCAATCGCTATTCCATTTGTGCCGGTGCGCCTCGCCTCATCAATGGTGTCCCCCAAATGTGGACACCCGCACTAGGAAAAGTTCTGCCCTTTTTATCCGATTTATTAGAGAACAAAGGAATCGGACAACAAATAATTTCCCCCTCATCCCCCCCTCCTCACCTCCCCTTCACCGGCGGTTGGCTGGGATGGTTAGGTTATGACATAGCCTGGGAAATTGAACAACTACCGCAAAATAAATGCGATCGCTTACCGTTTCCTGTAGCTTTTTGGTATGAACCAGATTGTTTTGCCATTTTGGATCACGCCGAACAAACTCTTTGGTTAGCGGCTAGCGATGCAAGTAAATTGGATGATTTGCAAGGGAAATTAGATCAAAAAGACGCAATTCTCAATCGGGAAGCGTTAGACAACAATCTCAAAATTCAAAATTACGCTATCTCTCCTCATTTCCAAACATCGCAACCAGATTACGAGACATCTGTCAACCAAGCGAAAAAATATATTCAGGCGGGAGACATTTTTCAAGCAAATCTGTCATTGCGATTTGAAGCCACTACAGCTGCTTCTGGTTGGTCAATTTACCAAACATTGCAACGAATTAATCCTTCTCCCTTTGCTAGTTATTGGCAAACACCTTGGGGAGAAGTGATGAGCTGTTCCCCAGAAAGGCTAGTATTATTGCAGAATGGCCAAGCCGAAACTCGACCAATCGCCGGGACGCGATCGCGGGGGATCACGCCAGAGCAAGACATTCAGCTAGCACAAGAATTGCTGAGTAACACCAAAGAACGCGCCGAACACATCATGCTGGTGGATCTAGAACGCAATGACTTAGGGCGAGTTTGTGAATGGGGAACTGTCTGTGTTGATGAATTGCTAACAATTGAGCGCTATAGCCACGTGATGCATCTTGTTAGTAATGTTAAAGGCCACCTAAAGAGCGATCGCACCGCCATTGATTTAATTCGCGCCCTCTTTCCTGGTGGCACAATTACAGGATGTCCTAAAGTTCGGTGCATGGAAATTATTGAAGAACTGGAACCAGTACGACGCAGTTTATTTTACGGTTCCTGCGGCTATTTAGATTGGCGAGGCAACTTAGACTTAAATATTTTAATTCGCACCCTCTTACTAGCTCCAGCTCCAGGTGAGCAAAGGATCAGCGAAAATCATATTAACTCAGCACTCAACATCGTTTGGGGACAAGTTGGCGCAGGTATTGTCGCTGATAGCGATCCTGAGCGAGAATGGTATGAATCTCTGCACAAAGCTCAGGCACAATTGGTAGCACTGAATATGCTAAATCATCAATAA